The following are encoded in a window of Aerosakkonema funiforme FACHB-1375 genomic DNA:
- a CDS encoding glycosyltransferase family 2 protein — MTQIKFSIAITTYNRLSLLKRAIDSALAQTVPCEVVVADDCSSDETEAYLRSLGDRIVYHRNASNMGHAVTMNAAVKAASGDWVKPVDDDDYLAPNCIEEMTRALILRPQAVICSCQAAQVDVNRVEISRTRKTGPGKVFYIPQEDIHYGMLMEQIPFGTPIQVAFRRDAFLKSGGWDSQLDVNFDDIDSWLKIAQFGDAVFMNQCLAYRTVWPGGYNQKFSVQKRLDTHILIKDKLYDLVSEKYTATLPDRQTIRDYLKLHWALVAAKQKQTIAALKTIFPAIFSLAAWHLLVTAMLARKSQDYLQEKRLYGNILVMAKLYALLGKNYSYGIENFETLRAYLRLRYSWSACQQGKFLSAITIALPSLLSLPGWQMFVLFLLAQKFNSKPMIHKLVLIE, encoded by the coding sequence ATGACCCAGATTAAGTTCAGTATTGCGATCACAACCTACAACCGCTTGTCGTTGCTGAAGCGGGCCATTGATTCTGCTTTGGCACAAACAGTACCGTGTGAAGTTGTCGTAGCAGATGACTGTTCTTCTGATGAGACGGAAGCTTATTTACGCAGTTTAGGCGATCGCATTGTCTATCATCGCAATGCTTCTAATATGGGCCACGCCGTCACTATGAATGCTGCGGTAAAAGCGGCTAGTGGAGATTGGGTCAAGCCAGTCGATGATGATGATTATCTCGCTCCCAACTGTATAGAGGAGATGACGCGAGCGCTAATTCTGCGTCCCCAAGCGGTAATTTGCTCTTGTCAAGCAGCTCAAGTTGATGTCAATCGGGTAGAAATTAGCCGCACCCGCAAAACTGGCCCAGGCAAAGTTTTCTACATTCCTCAAGAAGATATCCATTATGGAATGCTCATGGAACAAATTCCTTTTGGCACTCCCATTCAGGTTGCATTCCGCCGCGATGCTTTTCTTAAGTCTGGAGGATGGGATTCCCAACTAGATGTCAATTTTGATGACATTGATTCTTGGCTGAAAATTGCCCAGTTTGGAGATGCAGTCTTTATGAATCAATGCCTTGCCTACCGCACCGTTTGGCCTGGTGGTTACAATCAAAAATTTTCTGTCCAAAAGCGCTTGGATACTCATATTTTAATTAAAGATAAGCTTTATGATTTAGTCAGCGAAAAATACACAGCGACTTTACCCGATCGACAGACGATTAGAGATTATTTAAAGCTACATTGGGCTTTAGTGGCAGCCAAACAAAAACAGACGATCGCCGCCTTAAAAACTATCTTTCCCGCTATTTTTTCACTAGCTGCTTGGCATCTTTTAGTAACAGCTATGCTAGCTCGCAAAAGCCAGGATTATTTGCAGGAAAAGCGTTTGTATGGCAATATTTTAGTAATGGCAAAGTTATACGCACTTCTGGGGAAAAATTACAGCTATGGGATAGAAAATTTTGAGACTTTGCGAGCTTATTTACGACTTCGTTATAGCTGGTCTGCTTGCCAACAGGGAAAGTTTTTAAGTGCTATTACAATTGCCTTACCATCGTTGCTATCTCTGCCTGGTTGGCAGATGTTCGTATTATTTTTGTTAGCCCAAAAATTTAATAGCAAACCCATGATTCACAAGTTGGTTTTGATTGAATAA